From Nitratidesulfovibrio vulgaris str. Hildenborough, a single genomic window includes:
- a CDS encoding UTP--glucose-1-phosphate uridylyltransferase, with translation MTASTGEQSPFMESSAPMSPRPEHATHSARESFSRLMREERLPGELIDLFLGYHGEIEASHTGLIGENDILPAKVEDFTHLDSLTRYAPEGRKLMHRAVCIRLNGGLGTSMGMTHAKSLLPARHDRSFLDIIHGQAEHQRKAHGGASPLLFMNSYATHADTLRALESMAAPEHMPRCFLQHRFPKVDRATLLPVRSHEAGDMAWNPPGHGDIYAALVLSGMLDALLSEGRRWALVANADNLGASLDPAILGYMAAHRIPFLMECARRTPADSKGGHLARTPEGGLVLREVAQCPADDMAHFQDIHRYGLFNTNNIWLDLAALRDRVERYGLLRLPLILNPKTLDPRDPESTPVWQVETAMGAAIALFPGATAIVTPRRRFLPVKRCNDLLLLWSDCFSLGEDFHLNRRVAHDSPLPRIDLDPKHYGTWDRLMQRFPHGAPAMRSCTAMQVRGDVRFGDDVALDGEVRIRNSAKAQAVIPDGTRLSGEVHL, from the coding sequence ATGACCGCATCCACCGGTGAACAAAGCCCATTTATGGAATCGAGCGCCCCCATGTCACCTCGCCCCGAACATGCGACACATTCCGCGCGCGAGTCGTTCAGTCGCCTCATGCGTGAAGAGAGGCTGCCGGGCGAACTCATCGACCTCTTCCTCGGCTATCATGGCGAAATCGAGGCCAGCCATACCGGACTCATCGGTGAGAATGACATCCTGCCCGCCAAGGTCGAGGATTTCACCCATCTCGACAGCCTGACCCGCTATGCCCCCGAAGGCCGCAAGCTGATGCACCGCGCCGTCTGCATCAGGCTCAATGGTGGTCTCGGCACCAGCATGGGCATGACACACGCCAAGTCGCTTCTGCCAGCACGACACGACAGGAGTTTTCTCGACATCATCCACGGACAGGCAGAACATCAGCGCAAGGCCCACGGCGGCGCATCGCCCCTGCTGTTCATGAACAGCTACGCCACGCACGCCGACACCCTGCGTGCCCTCGAAAGCATGGCGGCCCCCGAACACATGCCGCGTTGCTTCCTGCAGCATCGTTTCCCCAAGGTCGACCGCGCCACACTCCTTCCCGTACGAAGCCATGAAGCCGGCGACATGGCGTGGAACCCTCCGGGGCACGGCGACATCTACGCCGCCCTCGTACTCTCGGGCATGCTCGACGCCCTGCTTTCCGAAGGTCGCCGATGGGCGCTGGTTGCCAACGCCGACAATCTAGGGGCATCACTCGACCCGGCCATTCTCGGCTACATGGCGGCACATCGCATCCCCTTTCTCATGGAATGCGCCCGTCGCACCCCCGCCGACAGCAAGGGCGGGCACCTTGCCCGCACACCGGAAGGCGGTCTCGTCCTGCGCGAGGTGGCACAGTGCCCTGCCGACGACATGGCCCACTTTCAGGACATCCATCGCTACGGACTCTTCAATACCAACAACATATGGCTCGACCTCGCGGCACTGCGTGACAGGGTTGAACGCTACGGCCTGTTGCGGTTGCCCCTCATCCTCAATCCCAAGACGCTCGACCCCCGCGACCCCGAATCCACTCCCGTCTGGCAGGTGGAAACGGCCATGGGGGCGGCCATCGCCCTCTTTCCGGGTGCGACAGCCATCGTCACCCCCCGCCGCCGCTTTCTGCCGGTCAAACGCTGCAACGACCTGCTGCTACTCTGGTCGGACTGCTTCAGCCTCGGCGAGGACTTCCACCTCAATCGCCGCGTGGCGCATGACAGCCCCCTGCCCCGCATCGACCTCGACCCCAAGCATTACGGCACATGGGACAGGCTCATGCAGCGCTTTCCGCACGGCGCCCCCGCCATGCGCAGCTGCACCGCCATGCAGGTGCGCGGAGACGTCCGCTTCGGCGATGACGTAGCCCTCGACGGAGAAGTCCGCATCCGTAACAGTGCAAAGGCACAGGCTGTCATCCCCGACGGCACGCGTCTGTCTGGCGAAGTGCACTTGTAG
- a CDS encoding heavy metal translocating P-type ATPase, with translation MDSQTDSVRHRSRMPVRGMTCAVCAGRIEKMVGRMEGVETVAVNLATEVMDVTWDDRTDLDAIVRQVSALGFEAMPPDAAPAGGGNDLRFAVSGMTCAVCAGRIEKVVGTMDGVGAVSVNLAAETAQVTPLPGVDAGSLAASVVERISGLGFGATLQEQAADAASSASLWERQRHDADARLARMKARLVPEFGFTVPLLLLSMGHMMGLPLPGFLHPAHSPLTFAVAQLLLTLPVMWSGRDFYRIGFGNLRRLSPNMDSLVALGTGAAFIYSLWNTVEIALGVDVAHRVMDLYYESAAVLITLVSLGKYFEMRSRARTSEAIKSLMDLAPETALRLVSADGGPAVGHEAGDGTNVAVQEVPVAEVRAGDLLQVRPGARIPVDGTVVSGTSSVDESMLTGESLPVSKTGGDSVAGGTINRLGTFVMRAERVGADTVLARIIRLVEEAQGSKAPIANIADRVSLYFVPTVMALAVLAGVGWYTVGDADFTFALRIFVAVMVIACPCAMGLATPTSIMVGTGRGAQLGILVKSGAALETAGRVDTVVFDKTGTLTEGKPRLVHVSAVEDGPWQTDVSASGGDGTQGGASGMRLTQPLAPDVAEDTPRRMVLRLAASLEAVSEHPLAEAILAGAAEAGIAPWPVEAFEAVPGRGVRGRVRTDAGESGVLLGNHAFMAEAGVAGLDAHGLREMLDALADAGVTPLLLAAAGEMRGIVGVADPLRAEARGVLERLRQCGVRAVMLTGDNRRTAEAIARQAGMDEVVAEVMPDAKEREVSRLQGEGRVVAMVGDGINDAPALARADVGIAMGTGIDVAVEAGDIVLLRGGLTSVPVAMQLSRATMRNIRQNLFWAFGYNVLGIPVAAGLLYAFGGPTLSPMLAGAAMALSSVSVVGNALRLRLFTPERGGTC, from the coding sequence ATGGATAGCCAGACCGATTCCGTGAGACACCGTAGCCGGATGCCGGTGCGGGGCATGACATGCGCCGTGTGCGCCGGACGCATCGAGAAGATGGTCGGCCGCATGGAAGGTGTGGAGACCGTGGCGGTGAATCTTGCCACGGAGGTCATGGATGTGACGTGGGATGACCGCACGGACCTCGACGCCATCGTCCGGCAGGTGTCCGCCCTCGGCTTCGAAGCCATGCCCCCGGACGCCGCCCCTGCGGGAGGGGGGAACGACCTGCGTTTCGCCGTTTCGGGCATGACCTGCGCCGTGTGTGCCGGACGCATCGAGAAGGTGGTGGGCACCATGGACGGGGTCGGGGCGGTGTCTGTGAACCTCGCTGCCGAGACCGCACAGGTGACGCCCCTGCCCGGTGTGGACGCCGGGTCGCTGGCGGCCTCCGTCGTAGAACGCATCAGCGGGCTTGGTTTCGGTGCCACCTTGCAGGAACAGGCAGCGGATGCGGCGTCGAGTGCGTCGCTGTGGGAAAGGCAGCGGCATGATGCCGACGCCAGGCTTGCCCGCATGAAGGCGCGTCTTGTCCCGGAATTCGGCTTCACCGTACCGCTTCTGCTGCTTTCGATGGGGCACATGATGGGGTTGCCCTTGCCCGGTTTCCTGCATCCCGCCCATTCTCCGCTGACGTTCGCCGTGGCCCAGCTTCTGCTCACGTTGCCCGTCATGTGGTCGGGGCGCGACTTCTACCGCATCGGTTTCGGCAACCTGCGTCGTCTGTCTCCCAACATGGACTCCCTTGTGGCGCTGGGCACGGGGGCAGCCTTCATCTACAGCCTGTGGAACACCGTGGAGATAGCCCTTGGCGTGGACGTGGCGCACCGGGTGATGGACCTCTACTATGAATCGGCGGCGGTGCTCATCACGCTGGTCTCGCTGGGCAAGTACTTCGAGATGCGCTCACGTGCGCGCACGTCAGAGGCCATCAAGTCGCTCATGGACCTCGCCCCGGAGACTGCGTTGCGTCTTGTGTCTGCTGACGGCGGGCCAGCTGTCGGGCACGAGGCCGGAGACGGCACGAACGTGGCTGTGCAGGAAGTTCCGGTGGCGGAGGTGCGTGCGGGCGACCTGTTGCAGGTGCGTCCGGGGGCTCGCATCCCCGTCGACGGCACGGTGGTGTCCGGCACATCCAGCGTGGACGAATCCATGCTCACGGGCGAAAGCCTGCCCGTCTCGAAGACGGGCGGAGACAGCGTGGCGGGTGGCACGATCAACCGTCTCGGTACCTTCGTCATGCGTGCAGAACGCGTGGGGGCCGATACCGTGCTGGCGCGCATCATCCGTCTCGTGGAGGAGGCACAGGGGTCGAAGGCCCCCATCGCCAACATCGCAGACAGGGTGAGCCTGTACTTCGTCCCGACGGTCATGGCCCTTGCTGTGCTGGCGGGGGTGGGGTGGTATACGGTGGGAGACGCCGATTTCACCTTCGCGCTGCGCATCTTCGTGGCGGTCATGGTCATCGCCTGCCCGTGCGCCATGGGGCTTGCCACGCCCACCTCCATCATGGTGGGCACGGGACGCGGGGCGCAGCTGGGCATTCTGGTGAAGAGCGGGGCCGCACTGGAGACAGCCGGTCGCGTCGACACCGTGGTCTTCGACAAGACGGGGACCCTCACGGAGGGCAAGCCGCGTCTTGTCCATGTGAGTGCCGTTGAAGACGGCCCGTGGCAGACTGACGTGTCCGCGTCGGGCGGGGACGGCACGCAAGGCGGCGCATCTGGCATGCGCCTCACGCAGCCGCTTGCACCGGATGTGGCCGAAGACACGCCTCGCCGGATGGTACTGCGGCTTGCGGCTTCGCTGGAGGCCGTATCCGAGCACCCGCTGGCGGAGGCCATCCTCGCCGGGGCTGCGGAGGCGGGCATCGCCCCGTGGCCGGTTGAGGCTTTCGAGGCCGTGCCGGGGCGTGGCGTGCGCGGGCGTGTGCGTACCGATGCCGGAGAGTCTGGCGTCCTTCTGGGCAACCATGCCTTCATGGCTGAAGCAGGTGTTGCGGGGCTGGATGCCCATGGCTTGCGGGAGATGCTCGATGCCCTCGCCGACGCGGGCGTCACGCCACTGCTGCTTGCCGCCGCCGGGGAGATGCGCGGCATCGTCGGTGTGGCAGACCCGCTGCGCGCCGAAGCGCGCGGAGTGCTGGAACGCCTGCGCCAGTGCGGTGTGCGCGCTGTCATGCTGACCGGCGACAACAGGCGCACGGCAGAGGCCATCGCCCGTCAGGCGGGCATGGATGAGGTCGTCGCCGAGGTCATGCCCGATGCCAAGGAACGCGAAGTGTCCCGGTTGCAGGGTGAGGGCCGCGTGGTGGCCATGGTGGGCGACGGTATCAACGACGCCCCGGCCCTTGCGAGGGCCGATGTGGGCATTGCCATGGGCACGGGTATCGACGTGGCGGTGGAGGCGGGAGACATCGTGCTCTTGCGTGGCGGGCTGACGAGTGTGCCCGTGGCCATGCAATTGAGCCGTGCCACCATGCGCAACATCCGCCAGAATCTCTTCTGGGCCTTCGGCTACAATGTGCTTGGCATCCCTGTCGCTGCGGGGCTGCTGTATGCCTTCGGCGGGCCGACGCTGTCGCCCATGCTTGCCGGTGCGGCCATGGCCCTGTCTTCGGTCTCAGTGGTCGGCAACGCCCTGCGGCTGCGGCTGTTCACGCCTGAACGCGGAGGCACTTGCTGA
- a CDS encoding heavy-metal-associated domain-containing protein, with product MPTLNVQGMSCNHCKMSVTKALSDIPGVKDVDVSLEKAQASWTETASVDIEKVKDAIRRIGFDVA from the coding sequence ATGCCCACTCTCAACGTGCAGGGAATGTCCTGCAATCATTGTAAGATGTCTGTCACCAAAGCCCTGTCGGACATCCCCGGCGTCAAGGACGTGGACGTGAGCCTTGAAAAGGCACAGGCTTCATGGACGGAGACCGCGTCGGTGGATATCGAGAAGGTCAAGGATGCCATACGACGCATAGGCTTCGACGTCGCCTAG
- a CDS encoding AMIN domain-containing protein → MNKNIAMLIVAVLLFAMALIAVNQFSSGEPDPTAPAGVTAGPEVTGQVTEQAGTVDAGNAATGNGTMPGGLMPLDNGTLRELSPAGEAGGAGTLADPRGLAGVQPGEEEGPLVDQPGLKPETHKAAKAVPSQPAHAAKPAQKTEHKPAQKEAAKAPAKAEAPKPAKTEAVKAAPAKVEPAKKQAAAPAAKTEAAPAPKATSGGQTAKASIKFEGSTAVLHLEGASGAQYKSFVLKEPDRMVVDLVGAWTVNVPTVPSNRVIKAVRVGKPGEKTRIVLDLDKGPDGHEVVKKGGALEVRVK, encoded by the coding sequence ATGAACAAGAATATCGCCATGCTCATCGTCGCCGTGTTGCTGTTCGCCATGGCGCTCATTGCGGTCAACCAGTTCTCTTCCGGCGAGCCAGACCCCACGGCCCCCGCAGGGGTGACGGCGGGCCCTGAGGTCACCGGGCAGGTGACGGAACAAGCTGGCACTGTCGACGCCGGTAACGCCGCGACCGGGAACGGCACCATGCCCGGTGGCCTGATGCCCCTCGATAACGGCACGTTGCGTGAGCTTTCCCCGGCGGGTGAGGCTGGCGGTGCCGGAACGCTGGCAGACCCGCGTGGTCTTGCCGGTGTGCAGCCGGGCGAAGAGGAGGGCCCGCTGGTCGACCAGCCCGGTCTGAAGCCCGAAACGCACAAGGCTGCCAAGGCTGTGCCCAGTCAGCCTGCCCATGCCGCGAAGCCCGCGCAGAAGACGGAACACAAGCCTGCGCAGAAGGAGGCCGCTAAAGCCCCGGCCAAGGCTGAAGCCCCGAAGCCTGCCAAGACAGAAGCCGTCAAGGCCGCACCTGCCAAGGTCGAGCCCGCCAAGAAGCAGGCTGCTGCCCCGGCTGCCAAGACCGAAGCCGCACCTGCGCCCAAGGCCACCTCTGGCGGTCAGACCGCGAAGGCGAGCATCAAGTTCGAAGGCAGCACAGCCGTGCTGCATCTTGAAGGTGCTTCCGGCGCGCAGTACAAGTCGTTCGTCCTCAAGGAACCCGACCGTATGGTCGTCGACCTCGTCGGGGCGTGGACCGTCAACGTGCCCACCGTGCCTTCCAACAGGGTCATCAAGGCCGTTCGCGTGGGCAAGCCCGGAGAGAAGACGCGCATCGTCCTCGACCTCGACAAGGGGCCTGACGGGCATGAGGTCGTCAAGAAGGGCGGAGCCCTTGAAGTCCGCGTGAAGTAG
- a CDS encoding tetratricopeptide repeat protein, which produces MHTGAFIGVHATRPRGGDGRLKRYWFVWDDGDRYLVQPLDGAYQPAGDVRPVSAATFRDDFEPQPGILAVPLRDFEPQPARDGVQGGDAGEDELEHELRAGFALGMTRLRNGDREGALRLFEHVLATEEGVGPVHKHLFTEFGIHLRKRRLLKTACDFHRRVLALSPEDSHAHFNAARALYEDGDIDAAVRHLNHSLNISPDLEPASLFLAYIERHRPAGEGAGSGGTTTGTTQETRR; this is translated from the coding sequence ATGCACACCGGAGCTTTCATCGGCGTTCATGCCACGCGTCCGCGAGGCGGTGACGGTCGACTCAAGCGGTACTGGTTCGTATGGGATGACGGAGACCGTTATCTCGTCCAGCCGCTCGACGGTGCCTATCAGCCGGCTGGCGATGTCCGGCCTGTGAGCGCGGCCACCTTTCGCGATGATTTCGAGCCGCAACCGGGCATTCTCGCCGTTCCGCTGCGGGATTTCGAACCGCAGCCAGCCCGCGATGGCGTCCAGGGCGGTGACGCGGGGGAAGACGAACTCGAACATGAGTTGCGCGCCGGGTTCGCACTCGGTATGACGCGATTGCGCAACGGAGACCGCGAAGGGGCGCTTCGTCTCTTCGAGCATGTCCTTGCCACCGAAGAGGGTGTCGGGCCTGTCCATAAGCATCTGTTCACGGAGTTCGGCATCCATTTGCGTAAACGCAGGCTTCTGAAGACGGCCTGCGACTTTCACCGAAGGGTGCTTGCGCTGTCACCAGAGGACAGCCATGCGCATTTCAACGCCGCTCGCGCCTTGTACGAAGACGGAGACATCGACGCGGCGGTGAGGCATCTCAACCATTCACTCAACATATCGCCCGACCTTGAACCGGCATCGCTGTTCCTTGCCTATATAGAACGGCATCGTCCGGCGGGAGAGGGCGCAGGTTCCGGTGGCACGACGACCGGGACAACGCAGGAGACCAGACGCTGA
- a CDS encoding hydrogenase maturation nickel metallochaperone HypA/HybF produces MHEMSVATSLLDIVREELGKHEVEKLLLVRVRYGALANLVPEALEFAFEVLTTGTDFEGARIELVQNPVRLACGGCGREFEPEGRELLFSPCPACGEEVGHTVLSGRDLYVEHIEAE; encoded by the coding sequence ATGCATGAAATGTCCGTAGCCACAAGCCTTCTTGACATCGTCAGGGAAGAACTGGGCAAGCACGAGGTCGAAAAACTGCTTCTCGTGCGCGTCCGGTACGGCGCTCTTGCCAATCTCGTCCCCGAAGCCCTCGAATTCGCCTTCGAGGTGCTCACGACCGGGACGGATTTCGAGGGCGCACGGATAGAGCTTGTCCAGAACCCGGTGCGTCTGGCCTGCGGGGGCTGCGGCAGGGAGTTCGAGCCGGAGGGACGTGAACTGCTCTTCAGCCCGTGCCCCGCATGTGGCGAGGAGGTGGGTCACACCGTCCTTTCCGGGCGCGACCTCTATGTCGAACACATCGAAGCCGAATGA
- the hypB gene encoding hydrogenase nickel incorporation protein HypB, whose product MDIPVIRNVLEANDKMADQLRKLFARHGVLVLNLISSPGAGKTSVLERTLTDLRDEFRMAVVEGDLQTDNDARRVAATGARAVQINTDGGCHLDSNMVLDAISNFDLADLDILFIENVGNLVCPVEFDCGEDHKVALLSVTEGDDKPEKYPLLFNLSSVMLLNKVDLLPYVDFDVERARRFSTRLNQNLTIYELSCRSGEGLAPWYDWLREALKAKRAAAEAKA is encoded by the coding sequence ATGGACATTCCGGTGATTCGCAACGTGCTGGAGGCCAACGACAAGATGGCCGACCAGCTCCGCAAGCTTTTCGCACGCCACGGCGTGCTGGTGCTCAACCTCATCAGTTCGCCCGGGGCGGGCAAGACCTCGGTGCTTGAACGCACTCTCACCGACCTGCGCGACGAATTCCGCATGGCCGTCGTCGAGGGCGACCTCCAGACCGACAACGACGCACGCCGCGTCGCCGCCACGGGCGCCCGTGCCGTGCAGATCAACACCGACGGCGGCTGCCACCTCGACAGCAACATGGTGCTCGACGCCATCAGCAACTTCGACCTCGCAGACCTCGACATCCTCTTCATCGAGAACGTCGGCAACCTCGTCTGCCCGGTGGAGTTCGACTGCGGCGAAGACCACAAGGTGGCCCTGCTCAGCGTCACCGAAGGCGACGACAAGCCGGAGAAGTATCCGCTGCTCTTCAACCTTTCGTCCGTCATGCTGCTCAACAAGGTGGACCTTCTGCCCTACGTCGACTTCGACGTGGAACGGGCACGCCGCTTCTCCACCCGTCTGAACCAGAACCTCACCATCTACGAGCTTTCATGCCGCAGCGGCGAGGGGTTGGCCCCGTGGTACGACTGGCTGCGTGAGGCCCTCAAGGCCAAGCGCGCCGCAGCGGAGGCCAAGGCATGA
- a CDS encoding Mrp/NBP35 family ATP-binding protein — protein MSEACSGCSSTAQGGCGGSGAQDLEAMAAQKRLKDNLARIRHRIVVMSGKGGVGKSTVAANLAAGLALAGKRVGLLDVDVHGPSIPRLLCLDQSKVDVEGDLIKPVMWGDNLKVMSLGFFLPNGQQAVIWRGPVKIGFIQQLVGDVEWGDLDYLIVDCPPGTGDEPLSAVQLLNPGAHALVVTTPQAVAIDDVRRSLGFCAEIGIPVLGLVENMSGIVCSQCGNIEELFGKGGGEALAKEMAVPFLAALPLDPQVVRSGDEGWVYIKHHPERPTALALRPVIDAALGLDAAKA, from the coding sequence ATGAGTGAAGCATGTTCCGGCTGCTCCAGCACGGCGCAGGGCGGCTGCGGCGGTAGCGGCGCCCAAGACCTTGAGGCCATGGCCGCACAGAAACGGCTCAAGGACAATCTCGCCCGCATCAGACACCGCATCGTCGTCATGTCCGGCAAGGGCGGCGTGGGCAAGAGCACCGTGGCGGCGAACCTCGCCGCAGGTCTCGCTCTTGCCGGCAAGCGCGTGGGCCTGCTCGACGTCGACGTGCATGGCCCGAGCATCCCGCGCCTTCTCTGCCTCGACCAGTCGAAGGTGGATGTTGAGGGCGACCTCATCAAGCCCGTCATGTGGGGTGACAACCTCAAGGTCATGTCGCTGGGCTTCTTTCTGCCGAACGGGCAACAGGCCGTCATCTGGCGCGGACCGGTCAAGATAGGCTTCATCCAGCAACTCGTCGGCGATGTGGAATGGGGCGACCTCGACTACCTCATCGTCGACTGCCCTCCCGGCACGGGTGACGAACCTCTCTCCGCCGTACAGCTGCTCAACCCCGGTGCCCACGCCCTCGTGGTCACCACGCCGCAGGCCGTGGCCATCGACGACGTACGCCGTTCCCTCGGCTTCTGCGCCGAGATAGGCATTCCCGTACTCGGCCTCGTGGAGAACATGAGCGGCATCGTCTGCTCGCAATGCGGCAACATCGAAGAGTTGTTCGGCAAAGGCGGCGGCGAAGCCCTCGCCAAGGAGATGGCCGTACCTTTCCTCGCCGCGCTGCCCCTCGACCCGCAGGTCGTCCGCAGCGGTGACGAGGGATGGGTGTACATCAAGCATCACCCCGAACGCCCCACCGCGCTGGCACTGCGTCCGGTCATCGACGCGGCGCTGGGGCTGGACGCCGCCAAGGCATAA
- a CDS encoding Smr/MutS family protein, with protein MSKHDTPIDDTNPFRALQKRQFRDARTASAEKKPEPARHSVALPDDESEAFAAAMGGVQRLDAPSGKAPSPGKGGKTNKGHREGGASGTPHAPQPASGAVNPATPTGHEGTPRARDAHGRPTPAMEAALRDKAGIQPADEGSFALGQHPAFKSLRENAQQADADVLLPEAPHGQPIQGPASHPDVKTSQRRLDVRERSRHAVSDHGTQHPTRATSGDDDDDMSFATAMRGITPLSGKGREVPPAVTPGKAATSGRDPVQDFLEGRIEFALEYTEEYLEGHVVGLDELTIGKLRAGQYSPEAHLDLHGLNALQAYQSLVGFFRGAYLKGLRTVLVIPGRGRNSPDGLGILREKLQSWLTRDPFKRVVLAFCTAQPTDGGAGAVYVLLRKFKKSRGKIQWDRTPSDADLFM; from the coding sequence ATGTCCAAGCACGATACGCCGATAGACGACACCAATCCCTTCCGCGCCCTCCAGAAACGCCAGTTTCGCGATGCGCGAACCGCCTCTGCGGAAAAGAAACCCGAACCAGCACGCCATTCGGTCGCCCTCCCCGACGACGAATCCGAAGCCTTCGCCGCAGCCATGGGCGGCGTACAGCGTCTTGATGCCCCTTCCGGCAAGGCACCTTCACCCGGCAAGGGCGGCAAGACGAACAAGGGACACAGAGAGGGCGGCGCTTCAGGTACGCCCCATGCCCCCCAGCCTGCTTCCGGCGCCGTCAATCCGGCCACACCCACCGGCCATGAGGGGACGCCCCGTGCCCGTGACGCCCATGGTCGTCCGACGCCCGCCATGGAAGCCGCACTGCGCGACAAGGCTGGCATCCAGCCCGCAGATGAGGGCAGTTTCGCACTGGGGCAGCACCCGGCGTTCAAGTCGCTTCGCGAGAATGCACAGCAAGCGGATGCGGACGTCCTGCTGCCGGAAGCCCCGCATGGACAGCCAATCCAAGGCCCTGCCAGCCATCCCGACGTGAAGACCTCGCAGCGACGCCTCGACGTGCGTGAACGTTCACGCCATGCCGTCAGCGACCACGGGACGCAACACCCCACCCGCGCGACATCCGGCGATGATGACGATGACATGTCGTTCGCCACAGCCATGCGCGGCATCACGCCCCTGTCGGGCAAGGGGCGCGAAGTGCCCCCCGCCGTGACACCGGGCAAGGCGGCGACCTCCGGACGCGACCCCGTGCAGGACTTCCTTGAGGGACGCATCGAGTTCGCCCTTGAGTACACGGAAGAATACCTCGAAGGGCATGTGGTGGGGCTGGACGAGTTGACCATCGGCAAGCTTCGCGCCGGGCAATACAGCCCCGAAGCGCACCTTGACCTGCACGGGCTGAACGCCTTGCAGGCTTACCAGTCGCTGGTCGGTTTCTTTCGCGGGGCCTATCTCAAGGGGCTGCGTACCGTGCTGGTCATTCCGGGACGTGGTCGCAATTCGCCGGATGGCCTCGGCATCCTGCGTGAGAAGCTGCAATCGTGGCTTACCCGCGACCCGTTCAAACGGGTGGTGCTCGCCTTCTGCACGGCACAGCCTACCGACGGCGGTGCCGGGGCGGTCTACGTGCTGCTGCGCAAATTCAAGAAGAGTCGCGGCAAGATACAGTGGGACAGGACACCGAGCGACGCCGACCTGTTCATGTAG
- the proC gene encoding pyrroline-5-carboxylate reductase: protein MQTTLGCIGCGNMGSAILRGLSGREGLRLVGCDPTGAKLAALADAGVEGVADIAAAVRASDIVLVAVKPGQVGAVLGAAMPELDSGKVVVSIASGVSVGSLREMSGGRCPVVRVMPNTPAMVGAGVFALCFEDATLDEVRRTLVKELFEALGRVLVLPEEKFNAFTAVVGCGPAYVFHFMEAVVEAAVTLGFPRHEATDMVVDLFAGSVKLAATSGTHLSLLREAVCSPAGNTIAAMNQFDRDAVRGRIIDAILAAYRRGQEMER from the coding sequence ATGCAAACAACACTCGGCTGCATAGGTTGCGGCAACATGGGCTCCGCCATTCTGCGCGGGCTTTCCGGACGTGAAGGACTGCGTCTTGTCGGCTGCGACCCCACGGGCGCCAAGCTGGCTGCGCTTGCCGACGCGGGCGTCGAAGGGGTGGCTGACATCGCCGCCGCCGTGCGCGCTTCGGACATTGTTCTCGTGGCCGTGAAGCCGGGTCAGGTCGGCGCGGTGCTTGGTGCGGCCATGCCGGAACTCGATTCCGGCAAGGTCGTGGTCTCCATCGCCTCGGGCGTGTCCGTCGGCTCACTGCGTGAGATGAGCGGCGGGCGTTGTCCTGTGGTGCGCGTCATGCCCAACACCCCCGCCATGGTGGGGGCGGGCGTCTTCGCCCTGTGCTTCGAGGACGCGACCCTCGATGAGGTACGCCGCACTCTCGTGAAGGAGCTTTTCGAGGCGCTTGGCCGTGTGCTGGTGCTGCCTGAAGAGAAGTTCAACGCCTTCACGGCGGTCGTGGGCTGTGGCCCGGCCTATGTCTTCCATTTCATGGAAGCCGTGGTCGAGGCTGCGGTGACGCTGGGCTTTCCGCGTCATGAGGCGACGGACATGGTGGTCGACCTCTTCGCCGGTTCGGTGAAGCTGGCTGCCACATCAGGTACGCATCTCTCTCTGCTTCGCGAGGCCGTGTGTTCGCCAGCGGGCAACACCATCGCCGCCATGAACCAGTTCGACAGGGATGCCGTGCGCGGACGCATCATCGACGCCATCCTCGCCGCCTACAGGCGTGGGCAGGAGATGGAACGCTAG
- the ndk gene encoding nucleoside-diphosphate kinase — MVERTFSIIKPDAVERNLQGEVLAMIQGAGLKVVAMKMIHLTKAQAEGFYAVHRERPFFDSLTTYMCSGPVVCSVLEGENAISRYREIMGATNPANAAEGTIRKKYAVSLEANSVHGSDAPETAAFEISYFFNALEIVG; from the coding sequence GTGGTTGAACGTACATTTTCGATCATCAAGCCCGACGCCGTAGAGCGCAATCTGCAGGGCGAGGTCCTCGCCATGATCCAGGGCGCAGGGCTCAAGGTCGTCGCCATGAAGATGATCCATCTGACCAAGGCGCAGGCCGAAGGCTTCTATGCCGTGCACCGTGAGCGTCCCTTCTTCGATAGCCTGACCACCTACATGTGCTCCGGCCCGGTGGTCTGCTCGGTGCTCGAAGGCGAGAATGCCATCAGCCGGTATCGTGAAATCATGGGGGCCACCAACCCGGCCAATGCCGCGGAAGGTACCATCCGGAAGAAGTACGCCGTGAGCCTCGAGGCCAACTCGGTTCACGGTTCCGACGCCCCTGAAACCGCCGCGTTCGAGATCTCGTACTTCTTCAACGCGCTGGAGATCGTAGGCTAA